The Pectobacterium wasabiae CFBP 3304 DNA segment TTGGCCGGATAGTACGTTGCCGCTTCTGGCTGTCGAGCAACTGGACGTGGTATGGCAATCCTGACTGACTGGCCTTGGCGGCATTGGGCTAGCCAGACGCCCCAGTCCGCCGCGCTGATTGAGGATGAAACCCGCTGGAGTTGGCAGACGCTCGCCCGGCGGGTGGATTATTTGGCAGAGCATTTCACACAGCAGGGCGTGACTGCCGAAAGCACGGTAGTGCTACGCGGGAAAAATAGTGTACCGATGCTGTGCTGCTATCTTGCGCTGTTACAGTGCGGCGTGCGCGTACTCCCGCTGAATCCACAGTTACCCGATACGTTAGCTGAAGTGTTGTTACCCGCGCTGGATGTGGCGTATGGTCTGTGTCTGACTGATAAACCGTGGCCGAATGCTGTGCGTGCGCTTTCTTTACCATCAGATTCCTCGTCATCGGGTAATACCGAAGCAACCCACTACACCAATCGATTACGCTGGCAGGCCGATCGACTAGCGACGTTGACGCTGACATCCGGTTCCAGCGGTATGCCGAAAGCAGTGGCGCATACGTTTGCTGCCCATCTCTCCAGTGCGGAAGGCGTGGTTCAAATGATGGCATTTTCCGCCTGCGACAGTTGGCTGCTGTCACTTCCCCTTTTCCACGTGTCCGGGCAAGGTATCGTTTGGCGCTGGCTTGCCACGGGTGCCACGATGGTCGTTCGCGCACATCAGCCTCTGGAGGTCGCACTGCGTGATTGTACCCACGCTTCTCTGGTGCCGACCCAACTGTGGCGACTGCTGTCGGAGGAGACATTGCCTACGGCACTGAAAGCTGTGTTGCTCGGTGGGGCGACGATCCCGCAGACGTTGACGCAGCAGGCAGAAGCACGAGGTGTGAGCTGCTGGTGTGGCTATGGTCTGACGGAATTGGCGTCCACGGTCTGTGCTAAACGTGCCGATGGGCGTTCGGGCGTCGGAATGCCGCTGCAAAAACGAGAGGTTCGGTTGGTCAATGAAGAAATCCAACTGCGTGGCAGCACGCTGGGCGCTGGCTATTGGCGTGACGGAAAACTGATTCCGCTAGTCGATGATGATGGCTGGTTCCACACGCGCGATCGCGGGCTATTTGCCGAGGGAGAATGGCACATTTTGGGGCGTCTGGATAATCAATTTTTCAGCGGTGGGGAAGGGGTTCAGCCGGAGAATATCGAAGCCGTGCTGTTGATGCACCCCGATGTTCAACAGGCATGTGTTGTGCCCGTTGAGGATGTGGAGTTTGGCCATCGTCCCGTTGCGGTATTAGGGGTGGCTCAGACCTCGACGCTGGATGCAGTGCGCGACTGGCTACAGCCGCAGCTTGCCGGCTTTCAGCGACCGGTTGCGTATTATGCGCTGCCTGCCGAGCTGAAAAATGGTGGAATTAAGCTTTCTCGCCAGCAGGTGAAAAGCTGGGTCAATGCTGTACACCATCAGCATAAACGGTAGTGTGACTGGGTTTTACACTATTTCATGCTGAGGTGAGGGAGCGTTTCGGGTAGAATCGGCAACGATAACATCTTTACACGCGCGTTTAATGACGGTTTTAAGGATATTGAAAATGAAAAAGTTTGTGATTGCCTGTGCGGGAAGCCTGTTACTTGCAAGTGCTTCTGTACATGCCATTAGCCTTTCCGGGGAAGCTGGCCGTGATTACGCAGGTGCTAGCGCAGGCTTCGGTCTGGGCATGCCAGGGCTTGCGGGTAATGTGGGCTATTCCCACGGTGACAACAGCAACGATGTATACAGCTTTGGTTTGGGCTACACCATCCCTGTTGGTCAACTTAAGCTGACTCTGGGTGGTAAAGCGTTGTACCTGAATCAGGATCACGGCGATGATGGTTATGGTGTTGCACTGGGCGGTGGCGTGCAGTGGCCGCTGAGCCGTCAGTTCTCACTGTATGGTGAAGGTTACTATGCGCCGGATTCGTTCTCCAGCCACGTTGACCACTATGTTGAAGGGAAGGCGGGCGTTCGTTGGCAGGTGTTTGCACCGCTGAGCGTCGATGTCGGTTACCGTTACATCAATATGGCGCGTGAAAACGGCCCAGATAACAAGTTGGCTGATTCTGCCTATATCGGCGTTGGTCTGAACTTCTAATATACCGTCATACTTCAAGCCGCAGGTGTGTTGGCTTGATATCGTGACCGGAAAGAAAAAAGAGCGTGAATGTTGAATTCACGCTCTTTTTTATACTTGCGTTAACCGATCGAGAAGCTAATTGATTGACGGCAACCAGCCCGTAACCATCGCCACCTGGATCAGAATAATTCCCACGCCGCTGGCGAAGATCAGCACCAAGACGGGCGCACCACCACGAGTCGCACGTATTTCAGGATGCTGTTTACGAACCTGCCAGCTCAGCAACGCGGGAATGAGTAATGCCAATACGGCCAGTGCAATTGCCGCATAGCCTAGCGCCATCACAAACCCTTGCGGATAAAAGAGTGCGAACACCAGCGGCGGGATAAAAGTCAGCAACCCCGTCTGCGCACGCCCTGTGACGCTATTTTTACGCTTAAATAGATCGGCTAAATAATCGAATAATCCTAGCGCCACGCCGAGGAAAGAGGTCGCCAGCGCCAGATCGGCAAACAGGTGGACGGCAAGCTCAACATGCGGTGAAGCAACCAACGTGCGAATCGCCTGCATCAACCCATTCAATCCCGCCTGATTGGCCAAAATAGCATTAAATGTTGAAGAGCTGAGGCTACCCAACATGACGAGCTGCCAAAAAATATAGGCAATCAGCGGTATCACGCTACCGATAAGAAATATCCGACGTAGCTTACGGCTGTCTCCCCCCATGTAGTGGACAATGCTGGGGATGCTGCCGTGAAAGCCGAATGAGGTCAGAATGACAGGTAATGCCGAGAGCGTCAGACCCTGTTGCAGCGGCAGCGTTAAGAGATTGACGCGCTGAATGTGTGGAACCATCACGGCTAACATGATGACGAGCATCAGCACTTTGCCGCTAAACAGGATACGGTTAAACAAGTCGACTGACGACGTGCCGATGCAGACGACCCCGCCTGCAACCAGCGTGAAGATCAGAATGCCTGCCGACAGAGGAAGTGAGTAGCCACTCCACTGGCTGATGCTGCTGGCGAGCAGTTCGCCCGCGCCGCTGATATAGGCCGCCGTTAGTGCATACATCAGAAATAGCATGCTGAAACCGGTAATCCACTGCCCCCAACGGCCGAGGTAGATTTTTGCCAACGTGCCTAACCCAGTATGCGATGGCTGATGTTGATACACTTCAACCAGCAACAAGGCGCTGTAGCACATCAGTGCCCACAGACCGATCAAGATCATCAATGTCGTACCAAACCCGACGCCAGCCGTTGCCAACGGCATCGCCAACATTCCTGCTCCAATGGTGGTACCTGCAACGATAAAAATAC contains these protein-coding regions:
- the tyrP gene encoding tyrosine transporter TyrP, coding for MKNRTLGSIFIVAGTTIGAGMLAMPLATAGVGFGTTLMILIGLWALMCYSALLLVEVYQHQPSHTGLGTLAKIYLGRWGQWITGFSMLFLMYALTAAYISGAGELLASSISQWSGYSLPLSAGILIFTLVAGGVVCIGTSSVDLFNRILFSGKVLMLVIMLAVMVPHIQRVNLLTLPLQQGLTLSALPVILTSFGFHGSIPSIVHYMGGDSRKLRRIFLIGSVIPLIAYIFWQLVMLGSLSSSTFNAILANQAGLNGLMQAIRTLVASPHVELAVHLFADLALATSFLGVALGLFDYLADLFKRKNSVTGRAQTGLLTFIPPLVFALFYPQGFVMALGYAAIALAVLALLIPALLSWQVRKQHPEIRATRGGAPVLVLIFASGVGIILIQVAMVTGWLPSIN
- a CDS encoding YfaZ family outer membrane protein, whose product is MKKFVIACAGSLLLASASVHAISLSGEAGRDYAGASAGFGLGMPGLAGNVGYSHGDNSNDVYSFGLGYTIPVGQLKLTLGGKALYLNQDHGDDGYGVALGGGVQWPLSRQFSLYGEGYYAPDSFSSHVDHYVEGKAGVRWQVFAPLSVDVGYRYINMARENGPDNKLADSAYIGVGLNF
- the menE gene encoding o-succinylbenzoate--CoA ligase; protein product: MAILTDWPWRHWASQTPQSAALIEDETRWSWQTLARRVDYLAEHFTQQGVTAESTVVLRGKNSVPMLCCYLALLQCGVRVLPLNPQLPDTLAEVLLPALDVAYGLCLTDKPWPNAVRALSLPSDSSSSGNTEATHYTNRLRWQADRLATLTLTSGSSGMPKAVAHTFAAHLSSAEGVVQMMAFSACDSWLLSLPLFHVSGQGIVWRWLATGATMVVRAHQPLEVALRDCTHASLVPTQLWRLLSEETLPTALKAVLLGGATIPQTLTQQAEARGVSCWCGYGLTELASTVCAKRADGRSGVGMPLQKREVRLVNEEIQLRGSTLGAGYWRDGKLIPLVDDDGWFHTRDRGLFAEGEWHILGRLDNQFFSGGEGVQPENIEAVLLMHPDVQQACVVPVEDVEFGHRPVAVLGVAQTSTLDAVRDWLQPQLAGFQRPVAYYALPAELKNGGIKLSRQQVKSWVNAVHHQHKR